The Desulfovibrionales bacterium genome includes a window with the following:
- a CDS encoding type II toxin-antitoxin system HicB family antitoxin, whose protein sequence is MRQYKIIVEKHPDGYVAYPLGLKGVVVGQGDTYEEALADVKSAIRFHIETFGEDVLDIEPPILEAFVAEAGV, encoded by the coding sequence ATGAGACAATATAAGATTATCGTAGAAAAACATCCCGACGGCTACGTGGCTTACCCACTGGGACTAAAGGGGGTTGTGGTCGGGCAAGGGGATACATATGAAGAAGCCCTCGCTGATGTCAAATCAGCAATCCGTTTCCATATCGAAACTTTTGGGGAAGACGTGCTCGATATTGAACCGCCGATCCTTGAGGCATTTGTTGCAGAAGCTGGGGTGTAA
- a CDS encoding type II toxin-antitoxin system HicA family toxin: MPKFPVDAPKQRVIKSLEILGFQIVREKEHISMERINPDGSKTPLTMPNHPKIKASTLRTICTQAGISRDDFLAAYDKA; this comes from the coding sequence ATGCCGAAATTTCCGGTTGATGCTCCAAAACAGAGGGTAATAAAATCGCTTGAGATTTTAGGGTTCCAAATCGTTCGAGAAAAAGAACATATTTCGATGGAAAGGATAAATCCCGACGGGTCCAAAACCCCTTTGACTATGCCTAACCATCCGAAGATAAAGGCCTCCACTCTTCGTACTATTTGTACTCAAGCAGGAATTTCAAGAGATGATTTCCTTGCTGCTTATGATAAAGCATGA
- the mutS gene encoding DNA mismatch repair protein MutS → MINKITPMIQQYLEIKQNYQDAILFYRMGDFYEMFFDDALKASKLLDIALTSRNKNAEEKVPMCGVPYHAASGYINRLISQGLKVAVCEQKDGEETKGLVKREVVRMVTPGLVIDGDMLEDKVNNFIASVYPGGKKTGLASLDISTGDFRLMESDDVNSIEDEIARLNPAEIVVADGMEGEGEYSFLEGFRRGKAFTARDDASFAPEAARECLLRHFKVVSLEGFGCENMQAGIQAAGALLQYVQETQKAGLDHIQRPTPHFTGDYLIIDDTTRRNLELTQKAHGPGAGGRRGSLLDTLDITMTSMGGRMLRRWMDYPLRNLRGLQARLEAVSVLKDHHSARREIRAILDEFYDLERLNGRIVLGNATPRDLLALKSSLLRLPDLIALIPSGTSDLLKEMAGGLDPLSDMARIVEDAIREDAPLGLREGGIIKEGYAAALDELISIQRDGKDWIARLEATERVRTGISNLRVGFNRVFGYYIEVTKSNLSSVPGDYIRKQTLVNAERFITPELKDYEEKVLTAGEKRTDLEYRIFQEIRLRVAAETTRIQKTARLTAQLDVLASFAESADRHGYVCPKVNDSDAILIRDGRHPVVERTLKGQRFVPNSVLMDNDQNQMLIITGPNMAGKSTILRQAALIVLMAHMGSFVPAEEASIGLVDRIFSRVGAMDDLARGQSTFMVEMMETANILNNATGKSLVIMDEIGRGTSTFDGLSIAWAVAEYLLDKGEKGARTLFATHYHELAELAHSYKNVKNYNVSVKEWNEEIIFLHRLVPGSMNYSYGIQVARLAGLPEDVVRRAKEILKKIEGNEFGTAVKRMPDKGPVQLGLFSADVSRILRMLKDIDIASLTPLDALNLLNELQRQIK, encoded by the coding sequence ATGATTAACAAAATCACCCCCATGATCCAGCAGTACCTGGAGATAAAACAGAATTACCAGGATGCCATCCTTTTCTATCGTATGGGCGATTTTTATGAGATGTTTTTTGATGATGCCCTGAAGGCGTCGAAGCTCCTGGACATCGCCCTCACCAGCCGCAACAAAAACGCAGAGGAAAAGGTCCCCATGTGCGGCGTCCCTTATCATGCCGCCTCAGGCTATATCAACCGGCTTATCTCCCAGGGCCTTAAGGTGGCCGTCTGTGAGCAGAAGGACGGGGAAGAGACCAAGGGCCTGGTCAAACGGGAAGTGGTTCGTATGGTTACCCCCGGCCTGGTCATTGACGGAGACATGCTTGAGGATAAGGTTAATAACTTTATCGCCTCTGTCTATCCCGGAGGAAAGAAAACCGGCCTGGCTTCACTCGATATTTCCACCGGTGATTTTCGCCTGATGGAATCTGATGACGTTAATTCTATCGAGGATGAGATAGCGCGTCTGAATCCCGCGGAGATAGTTGTGGCCGACGGGATGGAAGGAGAGGGAGAATATTCGTTTCTGGAGGGCTTCCGGAGGGGAAAGGCCTTCACTGCTCGTGATGACGCCTCCTTCGCGCCGGAGGCCGCCCGCGAGTGTCTGCTCAGACATTTCAAGGTCGTCTCGCTGGAGGGATTCGGCTGCGAGAACATGCAGGCCGGGATTCAGGCCGCCGGAGCGCTTCTTCAGTATGTACAGGAGACACAGAAGGCAGGTCTGGACCATATCCAGAGGCCCACGCCCCATTTTACCGGCGACTACCTGATTATCGATGACACCACGCGACGGAACCTGGAACTCACCCAAAAGGCGCATGGACCGGGGGCAGGCGGAAGGCGGGGCTCTCTCCTCGACACCCTGGACATTACCATGACCTCCATGGGCGGTCGCATGCTGCGCCGCTGGATGGATTATCCGCTAAGAAACCTTCGCGGGTTACAGGCGCGCCTGGAGGCGGTTTCCGTGCTTAAGGACCATCATTCGGCCAGGCGTGAAATCCGGGCTATCCTTGATGAGTTCTACGACCTGGAACGGCTAAACGGCCGCATCGTCCTGGGGAATGCCACGCCGCGTGACCTTCTGGCCCTGAAGAGTTCCCTCCTGCGACTGCCTGATCTCATAGCCCTGATACCCTCCGGGACCAGCGACCTTCTCAAGGAGATGGCCGGAGGCCTTGACCCTCTCAGCGATATGGCCCGGATCGTTGAGGACGCCATAAGGGAGGACGCGCCCCTTGGCCTGCGGGAAGGGGGCATAATAAAGGAAGGTTATGCAGCGGCCCTGGATGAACTTATTTCCATACAGCGGGATGGGAAGGACTGGATTGCCAGACTGGAGGCGACGGAACGGGTCAGGACGGGCATATCCAATCTCCGCGTGGGATTTAACCGCGTCTTCGGCTACTACATTGAAGTGACAAAAAGCAACCTTTCCTCTGTCCCCGGCGATTATATCCGCAAGCAGACCCTGGTCAACGCAGAACGCTTTATAACCCCTGAGCTCAAGGATTATGAAGAAAAGGTGCTCACGGCCGGAGAGAAAAGGACTGACCTGGAATACCGCATCTTTCAGGAGATTCGCCTGCGGGTGGCCGCAGAGACCACGCGCATACAGAAGACCGCCCGTCTCACGGCCCAACTCGACGTCCTGGCCTCTTTTGCCGAAAGCGCAGACCGTCATGGATATGTATGCCCCAAGGTTAATGACAGCGATGCCATCTTGATCCGCGACGGCCGGCATCCGGTCGTCGAACGCACCTTGAAGGGACAGCGATTTGTACCGAACTCGGTACTCATGGACAATGACCAGAACCAGATGCTGATTATTACCGGCCCCAATATGGCGGGTAAATCCACTATCCTGCGGCAGGCAGCCCTGATTGTCCTTATGGCCCATATGGGGAGCTTTGTCCCGGCTGAGGAGGCCTCGATCGGCCTGGTGGATCGTATTTTCAGCCGGGTGGGGGCCATGGATGATCTGGCCCGCGGGCAGAGCACGTTTATGGTCGAGATGATGGAAACGGCCAATATATTAAACAATGCCACAGGAAAAAGCCTGGTCATAATGGATGAGATAGGCCGCGGCACCAGTACGTTCGACGGGTTGAGCATTGCCTGGGCGGTGGCGGAGTATCTGCTGGATAAGGGAGAAAAAGGGGCCCGGACTCTGTTCGCCACGCATTATCACGAACTGGCGGAACTGGCCCATAGCTATAAGAATGTCAAAAATTACAATGTCTCAGTAAAGGAGTGGAACGAGGAGATAATATTTTTGCATCGGCTGGTTCCGGGGAGTATGAACTACAGTTACGGG
- a CDS encoding class I SAM-dependent methyltransferase — protein sequence MTEFSKSQWAKAEFTQEYRDSADVYIVERRRLFEILKSFYKHFVASKSGSNVLDLGCGDGIVIHELLRIDDSIVATLIDGSEDMLNKAAERLKGFKNIHILKASLQEILDKKITLQSFNFIVSSLAIHHLSMQEKIALFRTIYSHLNVDGYFLNIDVILAPAEPLEHWYLSLWKEWIAERKTILGIEGTYDDIIQRYKDNTDNKPDTLNEQLNALTSIGFKDVDCFYKYGIFTIYGGKKR from the coding sequence ATGACAGAATTCAGCAAATCTCAATGGGCAAAAGCAGAGTTCACGCAAGAATACAGGGATAGCGCGGATGTTTATATTGTAGAGCGGAGAAGACTATTTGAGATTTTAAAGTCTTTTTATAAACATTTTGTCGCCAGCAAGTCAGGGAGTAATGTCCTTGACCTTGGATGTGGAGATGGGATTGTTATCCATGAACTTTTGAGAATTGATGATTCAATAGTAGCAACCCTTATTGATGGTTCAGAGGATATGCTGAATAAAGCGGCAGAACGTTTGAAAGGTTTTAAAAATATTCATATTTTAAAAGCGAGCCTTCAGGAGATTCTGGATAAAAAAATTACACTCCAAAGCTTTAATTTTATAGTCTCATCACTGGCAATACATCATTTGTCCATGCAAGAGAAAATAGCTTTATTCAGAACCATCTATTCTCATCTGAATGTTGACGGGTATTTTCTAAACATTGATGTTATTCTTGCTCCCGCAGAACCTCTTGAGCATTGGTATCTTTCGCTATGGAAAGAATGGATTGCGGAAAGAAAAACTATTCTGGGAATAGAAGGCACTTATGATGATATTATCCAAAGATATAAAGACAACACGGACAACAAGCCAGATACTTTAAATGAACAGCTAAACGCTTTGACATCTATTGGTTTCAAGGATGTTGATTGCTTCTATAAATATGGAATATTTACAATATATGGTGGCAAAAAAAGATGA
- a CDS encoding toll/interleukin-1 receptor domain-containing protein, with protein MTNRDTIFISHVTPEDNSFAIWLASRLKALGYATWVDKKALLGGEKFWQKIDHTIRHKAVKILLVYSGHICINGEPGRLRDGIEKELSLAESVSEQNGLEDFIILMNIDGSAYNLFIGANRINHIPFYGNWAEGLDQLTEKLDKDKVHRSGESDSSKFAAWYENQYTTKSGIIYKSELYYTNLWPIPAVPERFYLYQFETEEEARAVYNCPTPFPIAKVSNVLSTFSDEIPLAYEIDNQTYTARLRGRFVCDTAAVVADVIGDNESFPTPRDYANHLKSLLARVFHLLMKQRKMYWYGLADKSQAYYQTPASLVKGFAKFEYPFRKLNQKKRKSVYGKYLDLGYWHYAVSCKPIFTPLLSFSLKSHIIFTTDGFKAWDDKDKMHTHRRAKGKRLFNAEWRDMQLSFLHSLRDSDGDINIGLNNSFLLQMQPLPVMYWSDFGYFEPKSKDRFDILSVCYEEDDNSD; from the coding sequence ATGACAAATAGAGATACAATATTCATAAGTCATGTAACTCCAGAGGATAATAGTTTCGCTATTTGGCTTGCGTCGAGACTCAAGGCCCTTGGTTATGCTACATGGGTTGATAAGAAAGCTCTGCTTGGGGGAGAAAAGTTCTGGCAGAAAATCGACCATACTATCAGACATAAAGCTGTCAAGATACTACTCGTTTACTCTGGGCATATCTGCATAAACGGTGAGCCTGGCCGCCTGCGGGACGGTATTGAGAAAGAGCTGAGCTTAGCCGAAAGTGTCAGCGAGCAAAATGGGTTGGAGGATTTCATAATCCTCATGAATATTGACGGTTCAGCGTACAATCTCTTCATTGGTGCTAACCGTATTAATCACATCCCTTTTTATGGTAACTGGGCAGAGGGACTCGATCAGCTTACAGAGAAACTCGATAAGGACAAGGTTCACCGCTCCGGCGAGTCAGATTCATCGAAATTTGCAGCTTGGTATGAGAACCAGTACACCACCAAGTCTGGGATTATCTATAAATCAGAACTGTACTACACAAATCTCTGGCCGATTCCTGCTGTTCCGGAAAGGTTCTACCTTTACCAGTTTGAGACGGAGGAAGAAGCTCGCGCTGTTTATAACTGCCCTACACCCTTCCCCATAGCAAAAGTCTCTAATGTTCTCTCTACTTTTTCAGATGAGATACCCCTCGCTTACGAAATTGACAACCAGACCTATACCGCGAGGCTCAGGGGTCGATTCGTGTGTGATACGGCAGCTGTAGTTGCCGACGTCATTGGGGACAACGAATCATTTCCTACACCAAGGGATTATGCAAACCACCTAAAATCATTGCTGGCCAGAGTATTTCACCTCTTGATGAAGCAACGGAAGATGTATTGGTACGGGCTAGCAGACAAGAGCCAAGCTTACTACCAGACACCCGCAAGCCTGGTCAAGGGTTTCGCCAAATTTGAGTATCCCTTCCGAAAGCTAAACCAAAAGAAACGCAAAAGCGTCTATGGAAAGTATCTAGACCTCGGCTATTGGCATTACGCCGTTTCTTGCAAGCCCATCTTCACACCGTTGCTCAGTTTCAGCCTCAAATCACACATAATTTTCACTACCGATGGTTTCAAAGCATGGGACGATAAGGACAAAATGCATACTCATCGCAGAGCAAAAGGAAAACGATTATTTAACGCCGAATGGCGCGATATGCAACTGAGTTTCTTGCACAGCCTGCGGGACAGCGATGGTGACATCAATATCGGGCTGAACAATTCATTCCTTCTTCAAATGCAGCCCCTCCCAGTTATGTACTGGTCAGATTTCGGCTATTTTGAGCCGAAGAGTAAAGATCGATTCGACATCTTGAGCGTATGTTATGAGGAGGACGACAATTCAGACTAG
- a CDS encoding UPF0280 family protein yields the protein MLPHEYQKRFYRAWVSAPGLVSFQVQVKETDLHIQAESPLISETEELVLSYRHQIESYIAKHPDFLTSLVPVPQDVLAPPIVREMIEAGQQAGVGPMAAVAGAIAEKAGRDLLKEQKTGEIIVENGGDIFVATRSDARIGIFAGSSPLSGKVGIAISAGQMPTGVCTSSGTVGHSLSFGKTDAVTVVAGCTALADAVATAVGNVVKGKRDIDSGLSLAKDIGEISGVVIIVGDKIGAWGDIELISLE from the coding sequence ATGCTGCCACATGAGTACCAAAAGAGATTTTATCGGGCCTGGGTCAGTGCTCCGGGGCTGGTCTCGTTCCAGGTGCAGGTCAAGGAGACCGATCTGCACATCCAGGCGGAGAGCCCTTTAATCAGCGAGACCGAAGAACTGGTCCTGTCTTATCGTCACCAGATAGAATCCTATATCGCCAAGCATCCGGATTTCCTTACCTCTCTGGTTCCTGTTCCCCAGGATGTACTGGCCCCGCCTATCGTGCGGGAGATGATAGAGGCCGGGCAGCAGGCCGGTGTCGGCCCTATGGCGGCGGTGGCGGGGGCGATTGCCGAAAAAGCAGGCCGGGATTTGTTGAAAGAACAGAAGACCGGGGAGATTATCGTGGAAAACGGCGGGGATATCTTTGTCGCTACCCGGAGTGATGCCCGGATAGGCATTTTTGCCGGGAGTTCTCCTTTGAGCGGCAAGGTGGGCATAGCCATCTCTGCCGGTCAGATGCCTACAGGCGTCTGCACTTCTTCCGGTACGGTCGGCCATTCCCTAAGTTTCGGCAAGACCGATGCCGTTACCGTGGTGGCCGGATGCACGGCCCTGGCCGATGCGGTAGCTACGGCGGTGGGGAACGTGGTTAAGGGAAAAAGAGATATAGACTCCGGGCTGTCTCTGGCTAAAGATATAGGAGAAATATCCGGCGTGGTAATAATTGTGGGAGACAAGATCGGGGCCTGGGGGGATATAGAGTTGATATCCCTGGAGTGA